The Halioglobus maricola genome segment CGCAGTTGCCCGACTACGCGCGGCCAGTGTTCGTGCGTCTGCAGCAGGATACTGAAATCACGGTGACCTTTAAGCTGCTGAAGGGGAAGCTGCGCGAGCAAGCCTACCATCTGGATAGGGTGGGTAAAGATCGAGTGTATGTGCGCCACCCTCGCAGCGGTGACTATCGGGTGCTGGATGACGCCTTTTATCAGATGATCCTAGCGGCTGAGGCGGGTTACTAGGAGGGGATGCCTGCCTGCCAAGCCGGGAGTGAAACCTTGAAGTCCATTTCAATCTGCAGCCTTTCGCAGGTGGCGGCTGTGCTGGAGAAGGAGAAACGTGCCCTGGGTCTTGATTGAAGATGTCGTGAAGATGACGACAATCGACAAAGAGTTCACCATGAAACTCCTTTTGAATGCGCATCAACTAAGTCCCACTCGGTCTTTTGCAACAGCGAATTGGTCAGAGTAATTCGGCAGAGATGGTCAGGGTATTCCGGCAAGCCGGTCAAACGGTCGCAGCGCCCACATCAGTGATTCGAACAGTCGGGATGCCTTGATAGGAAAAATAGCGGGGGAGGGCCGCAGTTTTTGGACGGACATAATTGAACATCACAATCCGGCTTCCTCCAGTTAACGCAATGCATGCCTGGACTGCTAATCTGATCCAATCAAAGATCGCGTGCCGCCGCACGGAACGTATTGATGCTTTTCCTGCAGGTTTTTTCATATTGGAAAATGTCCGCCGGACGGGATCCCCTGTCCTTCATGACCAGCAATATAGACCGCCTTATATGAGCGGTAGCGTAGAACTCATCATTCAAACAATACACCTACTTACCCGCAGGGCACTCCTGCAACTTTGGGGTAGGGGATTACCGCCTGCACGAAAGGTTCTCACGTTTTCTTGGAAACTGGCGCCTCGGTCGCTATTTCTTTCCAACTTTACTTGTTCGTCCATCCATCTGAAAAACAGCATTAAAAATAGGATCGTTAAGCCATTGATTTAGCGGGGAAAACGCACAGAGCGTGAGATTGTCATTACCCACTTAGACGCACTAACGATGCGGCTATTAGCAAAATCCGTAGTAATTTTGAGATTGTTATAAATATCAATCTTTTAGAGATAATATCTCAAAATATAATCAAGCTTTGACTACATTAGCACTTCAAATACTCCGGTCAAGGTCCGGGTGAATCGACCATGTTCGTTTTAGATGAGGTTTCCGATGACTTTCGGGCCGCTTCCATTTAACTTAGCAATCACTAGAACCGCCTAAAGATAAACTGGAGATGGATCTCAAGCTAATGTCCCAGCCTTATACAATTCGGCTTTTTGTTCCTGACGGCAATCCGGATGACCTTAAAATAATCGACAAAATGAACTGGACAGGTGTAGGCCTCGAGGTGAGTAGAGATTCCTGGTCGAAACACAGGGCTCGCCCAGAATTTAATCAGGCAGGTGTATATATCCTAGTTGGATATGAAGAGGCCGATGATCTGCCTACTGTATACGTGGGTCAGGGCGATGGCGTCTTATCCAGGATAGATGCTCATGAAAAAGAGAAAGATTTCTGGGATCGTGCCCTCACGTTTGTCTCTAGTAATGGTGGGCTTAACCGAGCTCACATAACATGGCTAGAATGGGCTTTGATCAAAAAAGCAGCAGAAGCTAGCCGCTGTAAACTAGCCAATGGAAACACGCCGAAAGAGCCCGTCCTAACTGAATCTGAGAAGGCCGATACGCGGCAATTCTTGAACGAAATTCTCAGTGTGCTTCCTCTAGTCGAGATCCGATTGTTCGAAAAAGCAACAATCATTAAGGCGACAGATAATGCCCTCGTCCAGAAAGCCACAACGCTTGACACGATCATCGTACCAGCCCAGCAAGATGGTTTTAACGAAGTATTTGTGGGCGAAAATTGTTGGTATGCGATTCGTATCGGCGGAGGGAAGCTGAAAGATATCAAGTACATCGCTGCGTATCAGACCGCGCCTGTGTCGGCAGTCACGCACTTTGCCCAGGTCGAATCTATCGAACCCTACGGAGATGGTGGAAAATATAAGCTAAATTTTACCGCCCCTGCCCAAAAAATTGGCCCCATTACTTACGGAAATGCGAAGCAAGGCATGATGCAAAGCCCACGGTACACCACCCATGAAAGGCTCATTAATGCGAGCTCTCTGGACGATCTATTTCCGAATTGAATGGTTCCGACCACTCAACTGCTTGCCTACCTTCCCAGGCTGTATCCCTGTCATAGAGTGGCCAACTCCGAGATGAAAGCAGGAACACAGGATTCTGAAGGTACGTTGTCATTACTCTTGGTTCAAGTACAAACCTGATGTGAGAGCTTTTTCCAATCTTACCAATGTTGAACCAATCGTGAACTTTCGTTACCAAATGGCACCGTGTGCCGAGAATATCCAAACCCGTTACTGTTATCCAAAGCAGATTGGTACCAGGTGAAGTCATTGTTGGCCTGTTAAGCTCGCTCAACAGACTTCAGGTAAAGTGTGATATCGCCCGAGCTCGCATAGATGCTACCAAGTATTCTATTTCTGAGCGGTGCTCTTCCGATGGATTGATCAAACAGAGTTGTATTGGAATGAAAGAAAGAGGTTCTTATCAAACCAAGTTGGAAATACCCTCTAATAGTGTTCTTGAGAGGAATTGTCGATGGGGGCGGCCAGTGTTTTCGCCCGTGGATGGCATCGAGGAAGACCTTTTATGGCGGTTTAAGGGCCTTAATGTTGCAATAGGCTTCGTAAATGAAGAAAACCATAGAATTATTGGAAGCGGGGTTATGGTGGCTCCTGGTTTGTGTTTGACTGCAAGCCATGTCATCGAAGAGACATTAAGGAAACAAGCATTACTTCACACATTTGTCGATGACAAAAATATGCGAATTTGGTCGCCTGAGGACTTTCACGCTCAGAGATTTTCAGCCCGGTTGCTTCCTTTCCAAAGGCCTGAAATGAAGTATTCAGATGTAGGGGTTCTATCATGCTCGCCTTTCTCTTCTTTTAGTGATTGTGAAGATTATCTCTTTGCACCGCTAAGAATAGACGTACCTAAAATCGGTGAAAGACTGTGGACCACCGGATATAGAGAAACGCTAAATGATGGTGTGCCTACGGTTGCTTTTTTTATTTCCTCTGGCTTGGTTACCGAGCAGTACCTAGAAGGAAGAGGATCCCACCTGCAAGGACCATGTATCGAAGTTGCGATGGAAGCCTTGGGTGGTATGAGCGGTGGAGCAGTGTTTAATGAAGATGGCTATATCGTAGGTGTAATATCTTCATGTCTAGGCGACCAGAATGACAATAAGGGGCCCACTTACGTGACATTGCTTTGGCCATCGCTACTTTCAACGGTCCATAGCCCATGGCCGGATCAGTACTGGCCTAATCAAGTGGGTGGACTACAAGTTTCAGTTGAGAATGGTGGAGCAAGAGTATCTGGTTCTGCAAGATGGAGTGATGAAGGCTCTATGCTCGTTACTTTCTATAAGCAAAGCGAAAAAGCAATGACTTCCGTACTACAAAAATCTGGGGTCGATGTTCTCGCATATGGATTTGAAATATCTGATTTTTTCTACGAATACTTTGAAGAGTTTTTGGAGGAAAAAGGCCAAGAATACCTGCCTATGATGGACAATGAGCTTTTCCGTAAATCGCTTTCAGAGAGTCCTGTAACTGAGGTTATTAAGTTATTTCGATGCGTAGATACTATCGGTTTGGAAGGCATTGAAGACCTGGAAGTTCAATCCATATCTGGACTTGAAAACGGCTGTATAAGTGTTAACGCCACGTTCAACATACGCGGTCTATTTATGGTTCTTGAAGTTTCGAGTCTTGAGTATCAGTGTCATGAGGAAAAAATCAACAAAAATGAAGCGTTACATAATAGGCAGATCTATGGCGAAGTTGTTAGATACGAGCACTATGTGAGGCCATATTATCGTGTGAATTTTGCATTTGATACTAAGCAGGAGCATCCATCCAATCTCAAGATCCAAACAATAACATTGAGAGTGTGAAGGCCGTAGGCCAATAGAATTAGCACATACACCATTTCTTCTTGCAAGCCTATGCGAGCCAAAGAGTAACTGCCATACCTTCGAATAATTCATTGGGCATATTGTGAGCTATACAAAAAACCAACATGTTATCTCGCGTTGGATATTAAGAAACTTTAGAAGTGACGACACTGCGACATTAGATCGCGACAAGAAAAGAGTGTGGACACATACGGTATATCACGATCCTGATAAAGGTAATGTCTTGAGAGATATACCCTTACCAATAGCGTCCGTAGGAATGAAGAAGGATTGTTTTACACTTTCAGATGGAGAAACAGGCTGCAAATTCGATATTGAGGATGAGCTTTCTGTATATGAAAAAAAGACGTCGGACCTTTTCAATTCTCTAGTAAAAGAGCATGATTTCGAAAAACTACTAGAAGTGGAAGGGCATGATTATCCCCTTGAGATGCTCTTAAACTATGCAGTTATTCAAGTTGTACTGGGGCTGCACAATCCACAGAATAAATCTGAATACACTCATGAAATTCTAGAGTATTTTACTTCGTTGTTATTGCGAGATTTTGAAATAATTCGTACCCAGGTAGACAACCCTCGGCCTGAAATTGCTGCTCTTATGCAGGGAGACTTATACAAAAAAATGAAGAGGGTGGTGAACTCTTCATCACCTAAAAGAGACATCTGTAACACGCTTTTGGTTCTATTTATGATTGCGGAGTGCGAAGGCCTCCCAAGCCTCATTAATTTCTTACCTACTATACGAAACACTTTATTCAGAGGCATCTATGTTGAGGCTATTTACCACACGGGTTATGAATTCGATGCAACAGGCCCTAGGCCTGTATTTACAATCGGCCCGAATATCATGTGCCTTGACTCCGAGAAAGGGCTTCTTGACTTACCTTTATCACATAATCTTGCCATACACTTTTCAATTGGGAAACATGAATACTACAATTCATCGCTGGATATTTTTAGTGCGGATCCGAGTAAGTTATCCTGTAAAAAGAGCAAAAATATCAATGTTTACAAGGTATCTCATGATTATATCGACAACATAACTTCAACCATAAATGCCATAAATATCTCTCAATCTAATACTATCTATACCCCTCACTGTCTAAAAGATGTAGAAGACTATCTTGCTTTGCAGGCTAATAATGAGGCTTTTTACCGTACACCTGAGGCCCCAGAATTGGTTATCACATAGAACCTGGCGTAAACAAACGTGGTGCTATGCGCAGAAAAGGGGAGGCATAACCTCCATCGAGCTTACGACTCGAATGGCAAGAATTACATGACGGCGGTTAATCCGAAAAGGAAGGGCGTTATTCTTGAGAGTCTTCATCCTGCTTGGTCATGAGCACCAAATTCAGTCTGAACCATTTCACAAATTGCTTTAATCTCGTCATTCTTTGGATATAGGGCTTGGTGGGGAATCGCATCAAAGTCCGCACCCCAGAATCGAGCTTTGGGGATTGCCAGCTTTGCCACTAATCGAACACCTAAGTCTAGGGAAGCCTGTTTCCTCTCAGTACGTATGGGAAATGAACCAACCAAATAGCCTTCCTGAAAATGTGGCCTCAAAGCCGAGTATGGACTCGCGCTTAGAAGCCGGACGTTGAGAAGCTCATCTTCAGTAGAGTATGTAATCGTCCCTTGAGGGTGCGGAAGCGCGAAAGCAAAAAGGTACCCCTCGGAATCACATTTTTCCAGGGCAAAGGATGCGGCAACACGGAGAGAATGCGTTAGATCGATCAGCGGCGTGTCGCATACTTCGTAGTGTTGAAGGATCGACCACAGCAGTTCGGGGAACTTTTTAAGTTTTTCTATTCCTTCGATATTTGCTTTATCAAGCTTCGAGAGTAGCATTTGAGAACAAGCATCCAGCTTTTGAAAACGTCGACTAAGCTCGTCGATCCGTAGGCTTTTTCCGGGACTCCGAAAAATTGATGGGTAAATAGAGCTAAGACCAGAACTGAGTAAGTAATCTTTCGGTTGGCCCCTAAAAAACAGAGTGTAATCTGGATTATGATTCGCGATACGGGCGACTACGGGAACCAGTTCGCGGAATGTATTTACCCTAAGAGGCTCACTCTCCCGTATTTCTCTATTAGTCGACTTCTCATTCGAAACGATCGAAAGGTGCGACCAGACTCTTTGGTTCGATAGCGATCTCATAGTATCAACCGGACATAAACTAGAGGGATGATATATAACACAAATCTTGGTTCATCGAACGCAGCTTCATAAAACATGGGCCTAAAAAAAACTGACAGTCTAAGCTGATCCAGGTTAGGCTTGAACAATTGTTCACAGGCGGAAAATGACTTTCTATGCCTCTAT includes the following:
- a CDS encoding GIY-YIG nuclease family protein, which produces MDLKLMSQPYTIRLFVPDGNPDDLKIIDKMNWTGVGLEVSRDSWSKHRARPEFNQAGVYILVGYEEADDLPTVYVGQGDGVLSRIDAHEKEKDFWDRALTFVSSNGGLNRAHITWLEWALIKKAAEASRCKLANGNTPKEPVLTESEKADTRQFLNEILSVLPLVEIRLFEKATIIKATDNALVQKATTLDTIIVPAQQDGFNEVFVGENCWYAIRIGGGKLKDIKYIAAYQTAPVSAVTHFAQVESIEPYGDGGKYKLNFTAPAQKIGPITYGNAKQGMMQSPRYTTHERLINASSLDDLFPN
- a CDS encoding S1 family peptidase; the protein is MDGIEEDLLWRFKGLNVAIGFVNEENHRIIGSGVMVAPGLCLTASHVIEETLRKQALLHTFVDDKNMRIWSPEDFHAQRFSARLLPFQRPEMKYSDVGVLSCSPFSSFSDCEDYLFAPLRIDVPKIGERLWTTGYRETLNDGVPTVAFFISSGLVTEQYLEGRGSHLQGPCIEVAMEALGGMSGGAVFNEDGYIVGVISSCLGDQNDNKGPTYVTLLWPSLLSTVHSPWPDQYWPNQVGGLQVSVENGGARVSGSARWSDEGSMLVTFYKQSEKAMTSVLQKSGVDVLAYGFEISDFFYEYFEEFLEEKGQEYLPMMDNELFRKSLSESPVTEVIKLFRCVDTIGLEGIEDLEVQSISGLENGCISVNATFNIRGLFMVLEVSSLEYQCHEEKINKNEALHNRQIYGEVVRYEHYVRPYYRVNFAFDTKQEHPSNLKIQTITLRV
- a CDS encoding DUF4238 domain-containing protein; its protein translation is MSYTKNQHVISRWILRNFRSDDTATLDRDKKRVWTHTVYHDPDKGNVLRDIPLPIASVGMKKDCFTLSDGETGCKFDIEDELSVYEKKTSDLFNSLVKEHDFEKLLEVEGHDYPLEMLLNYAVIQVVLGLHNPQNKSEYTHEILEYFTSLLLRDFEIIRTQVDNPRPEIAALMQGDLYKKMKRVVNSSSPKRDICNTLLVLFMIAECEGLPSLINFLPTIRNTLFRGIYVEAIYHTGYEFDATGPRPVFTIGPNIMCLDSEKGLLDLPLSHNLAIHFSIGKHEYYNSSLDIFSADPSKLSCKKSKNINVYKVSHDYIDNITSTINAINISQSNTIYTPHCLKDVEDYLALQANNEAFYRTPEAPELVIT
- a CDS encoding FRG domain-containing protein; the protein is MRSLSNQRVWSHLSIVSNEKSTNREIRESEPLRVNTFRELVPVVARIANHNPDYTLFFRGQPKDYLLSSGLSSIYPSIFRSPGKSLRIDELSRRFQKLDACSQMLLSKLDKANIEGIEKLKKFPELLWSILQHYEVCDTPLIDLTHSLRVAASFALEKCDSEGYLFAFALPHPQGTITYSTEDELLNVRLLSASPYSALRPHFQEGYLVGSFPIRTERKQASLDLGVRLVAKLAIPKARFWGADFDAIPHQALYPKNDEIKAICEMVQTEFGAHDQAG